One genomic window of Medicago truncatula cultivar Jemalong A17 chromosome 1, MtrunA17r5.0-ANR, whole genome shotgun sequence includes the following:
- the LOC11414896 gene encoding sucrose synthase 2 — protein sequence MSQPPKLVRLPSIRDRVEGTLSAHRNELVSLLSRYVDQGKGILQPHNLIDELESIHGEGQATEDLKNGPFGEIIKSAQEAIVSPPFVAIAVRPRPGIWEYVRVHVFELSVEQLSVSEYLRFKEELVDGTDNDHYVLELDFEPFNASFPRPTRSSSIGNGVQFLNRHLSSIMFRKKDSLEPLLNFLRAHKYKGQGLMLNDRIHSISKLQSSLAKAEDHLSRLAPDTPYSELEYVLQGMGFERGWGDIAERVLETMHLLLDLLQAPDPSTLETFLGRVPMVFNVVILSPHGYFGQANVLGLPDTGGQVVYILDQVRALENEMLLRIKKQGLDLTPRILIVTRLIPDAKGTTCNQRLEKVCGTEHTHILRVPFRSEKGILRKWISRFDVWPFLETFAQDAASEIAAELQGYPDFIIGNYSDGNLVASLLACKLGITQCTIAHALEKTKYPDSGTYWRKFDDKYHFSCQFTADLIAMNSADFIITSTYQEIAGTRNTVGQYESHAAFTLPGLYRVVHGIDVFDPKFNIVSPGADMCIYFPYSEKQKRLTALHGAIEKLLYDPEQTDEYTGTLKDRSKPIIFSMARLDRVKNITGLVEIYGKNSKLRELVNLVVVAGYIDVSKSRDREEIAEIEKMYDLIKTYKLDGDFRWIAAQTNRACNGELYRYIADTKGAFVQPAFYEAFGLTVVEAMTCGLPTFATCHGGPAEIIQHGKSGFNIDPYHPDKASDLLVEFFQRCKEDPGHWNKISDDGLQRIYERYTWRIYSERLMTLAGVYSFWKYVSKLERRETRRYLEMFYILKYRDLAKSVPLAEDDAN from the exons GAAGCCATAGTTTCGCCTCCTTTTGTGGCAATTGCAGTTCGTCCACGGCCTGGTATTTGGGAATATGTCCGTGTGCATGTTTTCGAACTTAGTGTGGAGCAATTAAGTGTTTCTGAATATCTCCGCTTCAAAGAAGAACTTGTAGATGGAAC GGATAATGATCATTATGTATTAGAGCTTGATTTTGAGCCATTTAATGCCTCATTTCCTCGACCAACCCGCTCATCGTCCATTGGCAATGGTGTTCAGTTTCTCAATCGTCACCTCTCTTCGATTATGTTTCGGAAAAAAGATTCATTGGAGCCTTTGCTTAATTTCCTCCGAGCTCACAAATATAAAGGCCAA GGACTGATGTTAAATGATCGTATACACAGCATTTCCAAACTTCAGTCTTCTTTGGCCAAGGCTGAGGATCATCTTTCTAGGCTTGCACCCGATACACCCTATTCCGAGTTAGAATATGT ATTACAAGGAATGGGTTTTGAGAGAGGTTGGGGTGATATAGCCGAGCGGGTTCTAGAGACGATGCATCTGCTCTTGGACCTTCTTCAGGCTCCTGATCCTTCTACACTAGAAACTTTTCTCGGGAGAGTGCCAATGGTGTTCAATGTGGTTATATTATCTCCTCATGGTTATTTTGGGCAAGCCAATGTCCTGGGTTTGCCTGACACTGGTGGGCAG GTTGTATACATACTGGATCAGGTGCGTGCCCTTGAGAACGAGATGCTCCTTAGGATCAAGAAACAAGGACTTGATCTCACACCTAGAATTCTAATT GTTACCAGGTTAATACCTGATGCAAAGGGGACAACATGCAACCAGCGACTAGAAAAAGTCTGTGGTACCGAACATACTCATATTTTGCGAGTTCCTTTCAGATCAGAGAAAGGAATTCTTCGTAAATGGATCTCAAGGTTTGATGTGTGGCCTTTTCTTGAGACTTTCGCACAG GACGCTGCTAGTGAAATTGCTGCCGAGTTACAAGGTTATCCTGATTTCATCATTGGAAATTATAGCGACGGGAATCTTGTTGCATCTTTACTGGCTTGTAAATTGGGAATCACACAG TGCACAATTGCTCATGCACTGGAGAAAACAAAATATCCAGATTCAGGTACTTATTGGAGGAAGTTCGATGATAAATACCATTTTTCATGTCAGTTCACTGCTGATCTAATAGCCATGAATAGCGCTGATTTTATCATCACCAGTACATACCAAGAAATTGCAGGAAC AAGGAATACCGTTGGCCAGTATGAGAGTCACGCTGCTTTTACTCTTCCTGGGCTCTATAGGGTTGTTCACGGCATTGATGTTTTTGATCCTAAGTTCAATATTGTCTCTCCCGGAGCAGACATGTGCATATATTTCCCCTACTCAGAAAAACAGAAAAGACTTACAGCTCTGCACGGTGCAATTGAAAAGTTATTATATGACCCCGAGCAGACTGATGAATACAC TGGTACGCTGAAAGATCGGTCAAAGCCCATAATATTCTCCATGGCAAGGCTAGACCGAGTGAAAAACATTACCGGGTTGGTAGAAATCTATGGTAAGAACAGCAAACTAAGAGAACTGGTCAACCTTGTTGTAGTAGCTGGTTACATTGATGTAAGTAAGTCCAGGGACAGAGAAGAAATAGCTGAAATTGAAAAGATGTATGATCtcataaaaacatataaattagaTGGTGATTTTCGATGGATTGCTGCCCAAACAAATAGAGCATGTAATGGTGAGTTGTATCGTTACATAGCAGATACTAAAGGTGCTTTTGTACAG CCTGCCTTCTACGAAGCTTTTGGTCTTACAGTTGTGGAGGCCATGACTTGTGGCCTTCCGACATTTGCAACTTGCCATGGTGGCCCAGCTGAGATTATCCAGCACGGTAAATCAGGATTTAATATTGATCCTTATCACCCTGATAAAGCTTCTGACCTGTTGGTTGAATTCTTTCAACGATGCAAGGAGGATCCAGGTCATTGGAATAAAATTTCTGATGATGGTCTTCAACGAATTTATGAAAG GTACACATGGAGGATTTATTCTGAAAGGCTCATGACCTTGGCGGGAGTTTATAGTTTCTGGAAGTATGTCTCCAAACTAGAGAGGCGTGAAACTCGGCGATATCTTGAAATGTTCTATATCCTTAAATACCGTGATTTG GCCAAGTCTGTTCCACTGGCAGAGGATGATGCAAATTAA
- the LOC11410209 gene encoding endoglucanase 17, whose product MTLSLSFSFLFLLSLFSSFLLHTHAFPLHRHHPHFATHNYRDALTKSILFFEGQRSGKLPSNQRMSWRKDSGLSDGSAMHVDLVGGYYDAGDNVKFGFPMAFTTTMLSWSVIEFGGLMKGELPNAREAIRWATDYLLKATAHPNTIYVQVGDAKKDHACWERPEDMDTPRSVFKIDANAPGSEVAAETAAALAAASLVFRRTDPTYSKILVRRAIRVFQFADQHRGPYSNVLKPFVCPFYCDYSGYQDELLWGAAWLHKATKNPMYLNYIQVNGQILGAAEFDNTFGWDNKHVGARILLSKEFLVQRVRSLHDYKGHSDNFVCSLIPGAGSSSAQYTPGGLLFKMSDSNMQYVTSTSFLLVAYAKYLTKSHSVVRCGGTIVTPKRLRTLAKKQVDYLLGDNPLKMSYMVGYGPRYPQRIHHRGSSLPSMAVHPGKIQCSAGFSVMSSQSPNPNILVGAVVGGPDQHDRFPDKRSDYEQSEPATYVNAPLVGTLAYLAHSFGQL is encoded by the exons ATGACCCTTTCCCTTTCCTTCTCCTTCCTcttccttctttctctcttctcttcttttcttctccatACCCATGCCTTCCCACTCCATCGCCACCACCCTCACTTCGCCACTCACAACTACAGAGATGCTCTCACCAAATCCATTCTCTTCTTTGAAGGCCAAAGATCAGGGAAGCTCCCTTCTAACCAGAGAATGTCTTGGAGAAAAGACTCTGGTCTCTCTGATGGCTCAGCAATGCAT GTTGATTTGGTTGGAGGGTATTATGATGCTGGTGACAATGTCAAGTTTGGTTTTCCTATGGCTTTTACTACCACTATGCTTTCATGGAGTGTTATTGAGTTTGGTGGGTTGATGAAAGGTGAGTTGCCTAATGCTAGAGAAGCTATTCGTTGGGCTACTGATTATCTTCTTAAAGCTACTGCACATCCAAACACCATTTATGTTCAG GTTGGTGATGCTAAAAAGGACCATGCTTGTTGGGAGAGACCAGAAGACATGGACACACCAAGAAGTGTTTTTAAGATTGATGCAAACGCACCTGGTTCTGAAGTTGCTGCAGAAACTGCTGCAGCATTAGCAGCTGCTTCTCTTGTTTTCAGAAGAACTGATCCAACATACTCCAAAATTTTAGTGAGAAGGGCTATTAGG GTTTTTCAGTTTGCTGATCAACACAGAGGACCTTACAGCAATGTCTTAAAACCCTTTGTGTGTCCCTTTTACTGTGATTACTCTGGTTATCAG GATGAGTTGTTGTGGGGTGCTGCTTGGTTACACAAAGCCACAAAGAATCCAATGTACCTAAATTACATTCAAGTTAATGGTCAAATCCTAGGAGCAGCAGAGTTTGACAACACATTTGGTTGGGATAACAAACATGTTGGAGCAAGGATACTTCTTTCAAAG gaattTCTAGTTCAAAGGGTAAGATCCCTCCATGACTACAAGGGTCATTCAGACAATTTTGTTTGCTCTTTAATTCCTGGAGCTGGATCCTCTTCTGCACAATATACCCCTG GTGGGCTTTTGTTCAAGATGAGTGATAGTAACATGCAGTATGTCACATCCACTAGCTTCTTACTGGTAGCTTATGCCAAATACTTGACCAAATCACATTCTGTTGTGCGTTGTGGTGGTACCATAGTAACACCAAAGAGACTCAGAACCTTAGCCAAGAAACAG GTGGATTATTTGCTAGGGGACAACCCATTGAAGATGTCATACATGGTGGGGTATGGACCAAGGTATCCACAAAGGATACACCACAGAGGATCATCTCTTCCTTCAATGGCTGTACACCCAGGAAAGATCCAGTGTTCAGCAGGTTTCAGTGTGATGAGTTCACAATCTCCTAATCCCAACATTCTAGTGGGTGCTGTTGTCGGAGGACCAGATCAGCATGATAGGTTTCCAGATAAACGGTCAGATTATGAGCAATCAGAGCCAGCAACTTATGTTAATGCACCACTTGTAGGGACACTTGCTTATCTTGCACACTCATTTGGTCAACTTTAG
- the LOC11413893 gene encoding serine/arginine-rich-splicing factor SR34 has protein sequence MSRHLSRTVYVGNLPGDIREREVKHLFMKYGHITRIDLKVPPRPPCYAFVVFKDALNADDAICECDGYDFDGCRLRVEAAHVGYCNSSSRDRYSIHSNGQGGRGVSSHSEYRVLVNRLPSSASCQDLKDHMRKAGAVCFSQVVHDGRVTTGIVDYTNCDDMKYAIKNLDGSEFQNAFSRSYVHVREYDSSRDSRSPGRGPSQSRGRRYSHSRRCSRSRSYSPGHSQSKFPKGKSSQRSPARLVSRSRSRSRSCSLSGPRSRPRSPLPLRNKSPKKHSASRSPSRSRTRSKSLSRMDNLIMEAISSLNEVGGSNETRIANFIEDHHGSPSNFKESLSARLKSLTSSGKLIKVKKYRIAPTSAYPERGRQSPALEGRQNASMNCDRDLSYSPTQSELDFQLAMIMSVSAQEAATFAEVEALIEEAAEAYVEAAGERLKGRNNPKDGDPCF, from the exons atgaGTAGACATTTGAGCAGAACTGTCTATGTTGGGAATCTACCTGGCGATATCCGTGAAAGAGAAGTTAAACATTTGTTTATGAAGTATGGTCACATAACTCGCATTGATCTAAAGGTTCCGCCAAGACCCCCTTGCTATGCATTTGTAGTGTTTAAAGATGCTCTAAATGCTGACGATGCAATTTGCGAGTGTGATGGCTATGATTTTGATGGGTGCCGATTACGGGTCGAAGCTGCACATGTTGGTTATTGTAATTCATCTTCAAGAGATCGATACAGTATTCACAGCAATGGCCAGGGTGGTCGAGGAGTATCCAGTCACTCTGAATATCGTGTTCTAGTCAATCGACTGCCCTCTTCTGCATCCTGCCAGGATCTTAAGGATCACATGCGAAAAGCCGGGGCTGTTTGCTTTTCCCAGGTTGTTCATGATGGAAGGGTTACTACTGGGATTGTGGATTACACGAACTGCGATGATATGAAATATGCTATCAAAAACCTTGACGGCTCTGAGTTCCAGAACGCTTTTTCCAGGTCTTACGTTCATGTGAGGGAATATGATTCGAGTCGGGACTCTAGAAGTCCTGGTCGTGGCCCTTCTCAATCTAGGGGAAGAAGATATAGCCACAGTCGCAGGTGCAGCCGCAGCCGTAGCTACAGTCCAGGACATAGCCAAAGCAAATTTCCTAAGGGTAAATCCTCACAACGTTCACCAGCAAGATTAGTTTCTCGTTCTCGCTCCAGATCTAGATCCTGTTCTTTATCAGGACCACGATCAAGGCCTAGGTCTCCATTACCTCTGCGTAATAAAAGCCCCAAAAAGCACAGTGCTAGCAGGAGTCCAAGTAGGAGCAGGACCCGTAGCAAGAGTTTGTCCAG AATGGATAACCTTATAATGGAGGCTATATCTAGCTTGAATGAGGTGGGTGGTTCTAATGAAACAAGGATTGCTAATTTCATAGAG GACCACCACGGGTCACCCTCAAACTTCAAAGAGTCGCTGTCAGCAAGACTGAAGTCTCTCACATCTAGTGGAAAACTGATCAAG GTGAAAAAATACAGGATTGCACCTACCTCAGCATATCCAGAAAGAGGAAGACAATCACCCGCGTTGGAAGGGAGGCAGAATGCCTCTATGAACTGTGACAGGGATTTGAGCTATAGCCCCACACAGTCTGAGTTAGACTTTCAATTAGCAATGATAATGTCCGTGTCTGCACAAGAGGCAGCCACATTTGCTGAAGTGGAAGCCCTCATAGAGGAAGCTGCAGAAGCTTATGTAGAAGCTGCAGGGGAAAGACTGAAGGGGAGAAACAACCCCAAAGATG gTGATCCCTGCTTTTGA